tttaaaataattttaaaattgtatCGTATCTCACATTCCACTTACTTAGCAACTAAACCTAACTGCTTTTTAATCAATTGTAATCAAAACACACACTTTTTACGTTAAGATTTAAACATGTCGTacccaattaaatatttgtcactACAAAAAGCTGAGCTTGAATATGAGGTGATCCTTAGAGGTGGTTCAACTGGTTCGGTGCAGGACCTCCGAAGCCAGATAGTAAAATTGGCCATACCTCCTGAGGACATTTTGGAATCACATTTAGAGCCTGCCAACGACCTTGATGCTGTTAAAGACAGTCTAACAAAATCCCAAACGATGCTAGCATCCCTCAAATCTAAATTTGATAAGACCCTGTTCTTGCGTACCGAAAATCTACTACACCACATATATCACAGATTAAGGCGTATCTCAAACGTTAGTGCCACGTTAGTTGACCAGCACAAAAATTATTGCACTACCTTTAACAACCAATACAAAGAAATTACGACGTTGAGGCCGGCATCAACCTCAAATGCAAATGCAGTCTCAGTTTTGGAACCTGAAGCTACGGCGGTACTCCACTGTGATCGTAACCTGACTTCTGACTTGGCAAAACTAAAGTACTCTGGAAAAGCCTGCGTTTTTTCTTTCATTCAAAGAGTTGAAGAATTCGTAGAGGTTAGGAATATATCAAAGGATCGTGTATTGAAGTTTGCCTACGAGATTTTCACTGATGACGCATTACACTGGTTCCGTTGCAATAAAGAAAGTTTTCAAAGCTGGGACGATGTCGTCGTCCTATTAAAAAAAGACTTTAGTCCAAAGAATTACGACTATCGCCtgactaatgaaataaaatatcgtACGCAAGGGGAACAAGAAAACATTTCTATTTACTTGTCTATTATGCATGGCATGTTTTCGCGATTGGTTAAACCGTTGTCTGAGGAAGAAAAACTCGAAATTATCTTACATAACATCCGGCCATGTTATGCCAGCACCCTAGCCGCTTCACCTGAGATCAAGGACCTAAAGACATTAAAAACCCTTTGCACAAACTATGAGGACATTCAGTCACGCTTATCCTTGTTTCATGAACCGCCTAGGGTGACTTCTGAGACTCTAGCCCCAGAATTTGCCTACactaaatatcataaaaataatatctactacACAAATAAGAACTAccaaaatacaaattcaaatgaaaaacAGAAAAACTACTATAATCAAAACAAATATCCTAACTACTCGAGCTCTTACAACTACAACAAATCTAAAACTACAGAGGAAAAGCCTACTACTACTAATGCTGTACAAGCGACAGCAAACAGTACAAAAAATGTCAACACTGCTAGTAACTCGCGTAAGTACTGTCCTAGGTGTCGCACTGATACACACTCTTTGAAAGAATGCAAACAGCCACACTTCCCTATCTGTTTTAAATGTGGTAATAAAGGTGTACGCTATCCTGATTGTAAATCCTGTAATCCTAAAGATGCAAAAAACTAAATTCAGTGGATTGTAGTGTACATAATCTTTCTAAAAAATCTAGTGAAAACTTTAGTGATTCAGAGTGGAAATCTTGGCTCAACTTCATATctaaatttttcacttgctattCAGTCACTGCAATCCACGATTCAGATAATATACATAACAGACCGTATGTCTCAGTTCAGATTAATGGTAAAACTATCCATGGTTTGTTAGATACGGGTAGTGGTTATACAATTCTAGGTAATAACTATCATAAAGTTTTCTTGGATGCGGGTTTCAAGCTCAACAGTACGGATACGATAAATTTATTCGCAGCTGGC
This genomic interval from Cydia splendana chromosome 4, ilCydSple1.2, whole genome shotgun sequence contains the following:
- the LOC134789879 gene encoding uncharacterized protein LOC134789879, translated to MSYPIKYLSLQKAELEYEVILRGGSTGSVQDLRSQIVKLAIPPEDILESHLEPANDLDAVKDSLTKSQTMLASLKSKFDKTLFLRTENLLHHIYHRLRRISNVSATLVDQHKNYCTTFNNQYKEITTLRPASTSNANAVSVLEPEATAVLHCDRNLTSDLAKLKYSGKACVFSFIQRVEEFVEVRNISKDRVLKFAYEIFTDDALHWFRCNKESFQSWDDVVVLLKKDFSPKNYDYRLTNEIKYRTQGEQENISIYLSIMHGMFSRLVKPLSEEEKLEIILHNIRPCYASTLAASPEIKDLKTLKTLCTNYEDIQSRLSLFHEPPRVTSETLAPEFAYTKYHKNNIYYTNKNYQNTNSNEKQKNYYNQNKYPNYSSSYNYNKSKTTEEKPTTTNAVQATANSTKNVNTASNSRKYCPRCRTDTHSLKECKQPHFPICFKCGNKGVRYPDCKSCNPKDAKN